One window of Ziziphus jujuba cultivar Dongzao chromosome 5, ASM3175591v1 genomic DNA carries:
- the LOC107420165 gene encoding small ribosomal subunit protein uS3x: MATQMSKKRKFVADGVFFAELNEVLTRELAEDGYSGVEVRVTPMRTEIIIRATRTQNVLGEKGRRIRELTSVVQKRFKFPENSVELYAEKVNNRGLCAIAQAESLRYKLLGGLAVRRACYGVLRFVMESGAKGCEVIVSGKLRAQRAKSMKFKDGYMISSGQPVKEYIDSAVRHVLLRQGVLGIKVKIMLDWDPKGKQGPTTPLPDLVTIHPPKEEEEYIPSVQTTSVEIPVA, translated from the exons ATGGCGACTCAGATGAGCAAGAAGCGAAAG TTCGTTGCGGATGGTGTATTCTTCGCGGAACTGAATGAGGTTCTGACCAGAGAGCTTGCTGAGGATGGTTACTCAGGCGTCGAGGTTAGGGTCACTCCCATGCGCACTGAGATCATCATCAGAGCCACTCGTACTCAGAATGTTCTTG GCGAGAAAGGTAGAAGAATTAGGGAATTGACTTCCGTTGTTCAGAAACGGTTCAAGTTTCCAGAGAACAGCGTGGAGCTGTATGCTGAGAAAGTTAACAATAGAGGTCTCTGTGCCATTGCTCAGGCAGAATCACTCCGTTACAAGCTCCTTGGAGGCCTTGCCGTTAGAAG GGCTTGCTATGGTGTTCTGAGATTTGTGATGGAAAGCGGAGCAAAGGGATGTGAG GTTATTGTGAGTGGAAAGCTGAGGGCACAACGTGCAAAGTCGATGAAGTTCAAGGATGGATACATGATATCCTCTGGTCAACCTGTCAAGGAATATATTGACTCAGCTGTGAGGCATGTTCTGCTTAGACAG GGTGTACTTGGTATCAAGGTCAAGATTATGCTTGACTGGGATCCCAAGGGCAAGCAAGGGCCAACGACTCCATTGCCTGATTTGGTTACTATCCATCCTccgaaggaagaagaagaatatattCCATCGGTGCAGACAACCAGCGTTGAGATACCTGTAGCTTAA